CAGATCGACTTCTCCGGCAGCTTCGAGGCGGGCACCACTGATGCCGCCGACTTCGGCGGCGCGCTGCCCACCGGTTTCACCGGCAGCATCGCCGCCGGTACCAGCGCGACGACGGTGACGATCACGATCAGCGGCGACACGGCGATCGAGGAAACCGAAGCCTTCACGCTGACCTTGACCGGCGTGACCAACACGCTGGGCAGCGATGTGACGATCACGCCCGCGGGCGCGGCCGCGACGGGCACGATCCTCAACGACGATTATGGTCTCTCGATCGGCGGCATCAACGTCTACGACGCGGCCGAATCGCTCCAGGGCAGCGCCACCACGCCGACCGCGACCGACGATATCGTGCTCGTCCGCCTCGGCTCGATCCAGGGTGCGACGGCCGGCGCCGAGAGCACCGCCTTCCTCGACGGCAAGGTCTACGCCACCAACATCAACGGCGATGCGATCAACGTCGCGACCGTCACCGCGCAGGGCACGCTGGTCAACGAAGCCGCGATCTCGCTGGCGGGCCTGCCCGACTACAAGGCCGGCGGCGTCAATGCGGTTGCTGCCAAGAATGGCGTGATCGCGGTCGGCTACGAAAGCGTCACCCCCGGCCAGCCCGGCCACGTCGCGCTGTTCAACGCCGCCGACAACAGCCTGATCAAGACCATCACCGTCGGCGTGCTGCCCGACCAGCTGACCTTTACGCCCGATGGCAGCAAGCTGCTGGTCGCGAATGAGGGGGAAGCGGTGTCGGCGGCCGAAAACCCGGTCGGCGGCATCAGCATCATCGACCTGTCGGGCGGCGCCGCTGCGGCAACGGTCGCGACCACGATCGGCTTTGGCGGGTTGGACGGTGCCGAGGCGGCGCTGGCCGATCGCGGCCTCACCCTGTTCCCGGGAACGGCGGCCTCGGCCGACATCGAGCCCGAATATATCACTGTCTCGCCCGACGGCTCCCGCGCCTATGTGACCCTGCAGGAGGTCAATGCGGTGGCGGTGATCGACCTGACCGACCCGACTGCGACCGCGCCGATCGCGATCCAGCCGCTCGGCTTCATCGATCGCAGCCTCGCCGGCAACGCGTTCGACCCGAGCGATCGCGATGGCGGCATCAACATCCACAATGCCGAAGTGTTGAGCGTGCTGCAGCCCGATGCGATCGCCAGCTTCTCGGTGGGCGGCGCGACCTATTTCATCACCGCCAATGAGGGCGACGCGCGCGTCGCGGTGACCGATTCGGTGCGCCTGGGCGACAGCAGCTATGTGCTCGATCCGACCCTCTTCCCGAATGCCGCCGAACTCAAGGCGGATGCGGAACTGGGCCGGCTCAACGTGCTGACCAATGTCGGGGATACCGATTTCGACGGCGATTTCGACGTGATCTACACGCTCGGCGGCCGCGGCATCTCGATATTCCGCCAGGAAGCCGATGGCAGCATCACCAAGGTGCGCGAGACCGGCGGCGAGTTCGAATCGATCATCGCCCAGAACTATCCGGCGATCTTCAATTCCAACCAGAGCATAGCGGGTTCGTCGGCCGACACCCGCTCGGACGACAAGGGCCCCGAGCCCGAGGGCGTGACGATCGGCACGATCGGCGACCGCACCTATGCCTTCATCGGACTGGAGCGGGTCGGCGGCTACATGGTCTATGACGTGACCGACCCCGCCAACGCCTTCTTCGTCACCTACAAGCCGCAGACCGCGCAGGATCTGGGGCCGGAGACGAGCGTGTTCGTGTCGGCGGAAGACAGCCCGACCGGCCAGGCGCTGCTGATCAGCGGCCAGGAGATCAGCAACACGGTCACGCTCTATTCGGTCCAGACGCAGAGCGAGAATGCCGACACGATCATGGGCGCCGGCGATGCCGACACCTTCTTCGGCCGCGGCGGCGATGACTCGATCTCGGGCCTCGGCGGCAACGACGTGCTGACCGGCGGGCTCGGCGCCGACCGGCTCGATGGCGGCGACGGCATCGATACGGCGGGCTATGCGGCGGCGACCGCGGCGGTCAGCGCGTCGCTGTTCGCCGGCCGTGGCCTCAGCGGCGAGGCGCTGGGCGATCGCTTCGTCTCGATCGAGAACCTCACCGGTTCGGCGTTCGACGACGGCCTTTATGGTGACAATGGCGCCAACGCGATCCTCGGCGGTGCCGGCGACGACACGCTCTACGGCTATCTCGGCGACGACCGGCTCGAGGGCGGCGCGGGCGACGATCTCGTCCGCGGTGGCGAGGGGGCGGACATGCTGCTGGGCGGCGAGGGTGTGGACAAGCTGCTCGGCGACGATGGCAACGACGTCATCGCCGGCGGGGCAGGCAGCGACATCGTCTATGGCGGTGCCGGCGATGACAGCATCGACGGTGGCGCCGATGCCGACACGCTGCGCGGCGACGAAGGCAATGACACGCTGACCGGTGGCGACGGTGATGACGTGCTGCTGGGTGGTGACGGCAATGACGTGCTGATCGGCGGCGCGGGCCGCGACTCGATCTATGGCGGCGCCGGAGCCGACCGTTTCGTGTTCAACGCCGTGTCGGACAGCGTGGGCGCGCGCGACATCCTGCGGGACTTCAGCCAGGCCGATGGCGACCTGATCGATCTGAGTGCGATCGACTCGGGTGCAGCGGGCGGCACCTTCACGCTGGTCGGTGCCTTCACCGGCACCGCCGGCGAACTGACCGCGACCACTGTCGGCATCTTCCAGCAGGTGCAGGGCGACGTGAATGGGGACGGCGTCGCCGACTTCACCCTTCTGGTCGCAGCGGGCGGTGCCAGCCTGACCACCGCCGACTTCGTTCTGTGAGGTAGCGCGGGGCCATCGCCTGATGGCCCCGCAACACCGGCTCCGGCGCTCAGCGCTCGGAGAGGTAGTAGCGCTCGATCTCGGCGAGATCGTCGTCGAGCGTGTAGACGATCGGCTGACCGGTCGGGATTTCCAGCCCGGTGATCTCGTCGTCCGAGATGCCCGAGAGATGCTTGACCAGCGCACGCAACGAATTGCCATGCGCGGAGATCAGCACGCGTTCGCCTGCCTTCAGCGCGGGGGCGATGCGCGCCTCCCAATAGGGCAGCACGCGCGTGATCGTGTCCTTGAGGCTTTCGGTGTTGGGCACCGCGATGCCGGCATAGCGGCGGTCGGCGGCAGGATCGAACGGGCTGCCGGGGTCCATCGGCGGCGGCGGCACGTCGAAGCTGCGGCGCCAGATCTTCACCTGATCGTCGCCATGCCGGGCGGCGGTCTCTGCCTTGTTGAGCCCGGTGAGGCCGCCATAGTGGCGCTCGTTGAGCCGCCAGTCCTTCTCCACCGGCAGCCACAGCCGGCCCATTTCCTCGAGCGCGAGGTTCAGCGTCTTGATCGCGCGGCTCTGCAGCGAGGTGAAGCACTGGTCGAAATCCAGCCCCTTCTCCTTCATCAGCCGTCCCGCGGCGCGCGCTTCCTCGACGCCCTTTTCGGTGACATCGACGTCCCACCATCCGGTGAAGCGGTTCTCGAGATTCCAGGTGGATTGGCCATGACGGATGAGGACGAGCGTCGGCATGCTGCACTCCGGCGATTGATGTCGCCGCGTGTCTTAGTCAGGCACGGGCCCGGCGTCACCCCAGATTGCGGGCCGTGTCGGGGCCGTGCGAAGGGAGCGGGACCAAGCCACCGGGAGTCGCGAAATGACGATAGAACGCAGGACAATCGTGCATGAAGGACCGGGGGGCGCCTTCGAGAGCGTTTTCGCCGCCGACACAGCGGATGGTGCACCGCGCCCGGGCGTGCTGGTGCTGCCCAACGTGCTCGGCCAGAAGGAAGCCGACAATCTGGTGGCCGAACGGCTGGCCGCGCTCGGCTATGCCGCGCTGGCGGCCGACATGTTCGGGCAGGGCAACCGCACGACCCGCCAGTCGGCCGATCCGGCGGTCTTCATGAACCAGCTCAACGCCGATCGCGGACTGTTGCGCGATCGGCTCCACGCCGCGCTCGCCGTGCTGACGGCGCAGCCCGAGGTCGATGCCGCGCGGACCGCGGCGATCGGCTTCTGCTTCGGCGGCAAGTGCGCGCTGGATCTTGCCCGCTCCGGCGCACCGGTGCTCGGTGTCGTCAGCTTCCACGGCGTCTATGACCGGCCGGACTATGACACGGTCAAGCCGATCAAGCCGAAGGTGCTGGTCTGCCATGGCTGGGACGATCCGATCGCGCCGCCCGCGGCGACGCTGGGGCTCGCGACCGAACTGACCGAGGGCGGGGCGGACTGGCAGATCCACGCCTACGGCCACACCGCGCACGCCTTTACCGACAAGGATGCCAAGGCGCGCGACCGCGGCGTCTATTATCAGCCCGACGCCGACCGGCGCAGCTGGAAGGCGGCGACGGACTTTCTGGTCGAACTGTTCGGGTAGGTTCTCCGCCGACGCTGCGGCGGGGAGGAAAGACAAGCGACGCCGCTTCCGCCCTCCGTTCGCCTCGAGCGCAGTCGAGCATCTGTCTTCCAGGTCAAGCGGGTTTGGGCGCCCACACGCGATTTTTGGTGATGAGGGTGTTGGCAAGCGCGACGAGTTTTCGTGCGACGGCGATGAGGGCGAGCTTTGGAGCTTTTCCGCGCGCGAGAAGGCCATCGTAGAAGCGCTTCAAGTCGGGGTTGCGGCGGCTGGCGACGAGCGCGGCCATGTAGAGGGTGGATCTGAGCTCGGCGCGTCCGCCGCGTATGGATCGCTTGCCGCGCATGCCGCCGCTGTCGCGGGCGAAGGGCGCGAGGCCGACGAGGGCTGCGGCCTGCTTGTTGGTAATGCGGCCGAGTTCGTGGAGGTATGAGAGGAAGGCCTGGGTGCTGATGGGGCCGATGGCGGGGATGGATCGCAGGATTTTGGCTTTGCGCGTCATCTCGGCATCAGCCTTGATCAGTTCCTCGATCTTCACCTCGATGCGATCGATATGCGTGGCGATCGAGCTCAGCCTTCTTTTATGTTCGCTCTTGAGGAAGCTGCCCTGCGTGACGCTGAGCCTGTTGCGCAGCGCGGTCTGTTCGGCGAGCGCCGCGGTGCGGGCGCTGACGAGTTCCTGAAGCTCCTCCTGCCGCCGGCTCACCGGCTCGGATGCCGAGAGGCCGAAGCGATCGGCCATCAATGCCAGCATGGCGGCATCGATCGCATCGGTCTTGGCGAGTTTGCCGGCAGCCTCGGCGAACAGCCTGGCCCTCAGCGGATTGACGAGCGCCACCGGCAGTCCGGCATCATGCAGATGGCGTTGGACGTCCCGATGATAGCGCGACGTCGGCTCCATCAGCACCAGCTTCACCGCGAACCGGCCGAGCACCTCGACCAGGCGGTCATGCCCGGCACTGTCGTTGCTCACCCGCAGCTGCTCGCCCACCGGGTGAATGTGGATGTCCAAATTGGCCTTGCTCACATCGACGCCGACATGGACCTCCGGCAGCGACTTGTCCTCGACCTTTCCTTGCATACGGGACTTGCTCCCCTTCATCTGTTCAGGCCAGACTTGAAGGGACGGACGGACCGATCTCGACTACGGCTCGAACCAAGGGACACTCGGTCCCGTCCGTCCGACCGCCGGGGGTGGCCACCCCCGGCGGTCGCCCTTCTGGACTACCAGATCGGGCTGACCGCAAGATGCAAGGGGCAGCGTCGAGCGAAGCCGAGACGCGGGGGACACGTAGGGCGCGGGTCTCGCGTTCTCGGCTGCGCTCGAACGACCCCCCTCGACTGCGCTCGGGGCGAACGAGGGGCGGGTAGGCGGCCTTACCCGCCAGCGTGTCGGTGGGTGTCGAACCCAGCTCCTCGCAGCGCCTCCACCAACCGGGCCTCCCCACCCGCCTGCAACACCAGCAGCGCCTCATAGGGATCGCCCTCGATCCCCAGCGCCCGCGCAAAGGCCGGTTCTGTCTTCAACCCCTGCCGGCGCAGCGTCATCACCGTCGCGCGCAAGCGCGCGCCGCCCAGCGCCAGCAGCCGCTGCTCGACGAGGAAATGGCGCCAGCCCGCCTGATCCGCGACCGGCTCGGCAGCGGCGAAGATCTCGAACGGCCAGCCACGTGCGGTGAAGGATGCGATCACCGGCCGGCCGCCGCCCACCCACTGGTGCATCCGGAAATCCTGCCGGTCGCCGAGCGCGCACCAGATCAGCGCCACAAACGCCTCGGCGTCGGGGGCGTGGCACAGCAGGTCGATGTCGCTGCCCGGCAGGTCGAGCCCCAGCGGTGGCGTGCCGGCGACATGCGGATCGAACGGCGCCAGCAGGTCGAGCAGCCCGCTCGCCGCCAGCGCCGCGTCGTAGGGCGGCCGGTCAGCCGAGATCGTCGATCATCTCCGCCAGCACGGCCAGGCAGTCGCGCGCCAGCGCCTTGCTGCGCTCGGGCGACCAGCCGAAGACGGGATCGGGGCTGTCGTCATGATCCTTGAACGGCATCTCGAGCGTCATCGAAACCGCGCCGAAGCGCTCGGCGAGCTGGTTGGTCGACATCGAGAGATTGGCCTTGCCCGCGGGGGCGACGCCATAACCCCTGGCAGTCTGGAACAGCGGCGAACGCTGGGCGAGCATATCGCGATAGCGATAGAACAGCGTGCCCTGCGCTTCGGTCCATGACGGGATGCCCTCGAAGCCGGCGAGGAAATTGGCGGGGATCGCTTCGTCGCCATGCACGTCCATCGCGAAGTCGACGCCGGTGGCGTCCATCGCGCGCAGGACGTGCAGCACTTCCGGGCTGCGCTCCTCGCTCGGCTCATGCCATTCGCGGTTGAGGTTCACCCCTGCGGCGTTGGTGCGCAGATGGCCGCGACGGCTCCCGTCGGGGTTCATGTTGGGGACGATGTGCAGCGTCGCCTTGCTGCGCAGCGTCTGCGCTACCGCATCGGCCGGATCGGTCAGCAGCTCCAGCGCGCCTTCCATCCACCATTCGGCCATGGTCTCGCCGGGATGCTGGCGCGCATAGAGCCACACCTGCTTCGGCCCCTCGCCCATCTCGAGCACGTCGAGCGGCTGGCCGTCGAGCGTCTTGCCGAGTTCGCGCTGCGAGACGCCGGGCAGGCCGCCGATCCGCGCGACGAGGTCATGATGGCGCTCCATCGAATAGGGCGCGAAATACGCGACCCACAGCGCGTCGCGGGTGGGCGTCGCGCGGATCGTCAGCACGCCGTCGGCATAGTCGGTCGCCGCCATCGTCCAGCGCTCGCGATCCTCGCTGATCCGCGCGCGATAGCCGGGCCAGCCCATCGGATAGGCGGACCCCGCGCAGTTGACGATGCGCAGCGTCACCGCGCGCCCCGCCGCGCCCGCCACACGGAAGTGGAACCACTGGTAGAAGTCCGAGCGGTGATCGTGGACGATCTCGAGATCGGCGGAATCCTCGCCGACCGCGACCACCCGGATGTTGCCGCCATCGAAGGCGGCGGTGATGCTGAGGGGGGTGATGCTGATGGTCATTTGACGCTGATAGTGCGCCCCGACTCTCCCGGAAAGTCCTTGAACAAGGCTGCCGACAGCCGATCGGCAGCCAGCCCCGGCTGTGCGGCGGGCGCATTTTCGCGCGCCTCGGTTTGGGCACGGCCCTCCCACACGACTTCGCCCGAGCCACGCCGCTTGATCTGGACGCTGAGCTGCGTGGTAACGACATCGCCGCCCTTGCCGCCGCCGATGCCGAACCCGACACCCAGCCCGAGACCGACACCCCCGCCGCCGGTCCCGCCACCGACGCCGATGCTGACCGGAGAACGCCGGCCGGTGCTGGCGGGGCGGACACCGCGCGCATAGCCGACGACGGCGATGAAATCGGAGCGGTCCTGCCCGATCCGATAGCCGATACGCGACAATTCGCGTTCAACGCCCGCGATGTAGGCGCGATATTCGAGGCTGCCCGAATCGGTGCCCGGTTGCGCCTCGACCGTCACCGAGCCGCGCACGACCGGCGCGCCGAGGTGGAAGCGGGTGACGTCCACGGGGGCGACCGGGGTCGCGCAACCGGCCGCGCCGAGCAACAGCAATAGGGCGGCGAACCGGGGCGGACGTGACAACATTCTGCGACTCCTCTGGTCTGGGCCTCGCCTTGTCGCAGACTGCCGGCCGCCGGGCAATTTCCGTTGCATCGCAGCAATGTCTGCCATGTTTCGGCGAACCGTGGCCGTGCCAGAAAAGCCGTACGGATCAGCGAAGCAATGCCGCAGCGGCGCTTTCCAGCCGATCGCGCCAGGCGATCCGGCCGCGCCAGGCGGCCGGGATCGCCGCATGGCCGTGGAGCGCGCCGGCAAGCTGGCCGGTGATCGCGGCGACGGTGTCGGCATCGTCGCCGAGATTGGCTGCGAGCAGGACGGCGTCGTCGAAGCCGCTGCCGTTCGCGACGCTCCAGATCGCGGCCTCCAGGCTGTGCACGACATAGCCGGAGGATCGGATCTCGTCGCGCCCCTTGCGGCGCCAGCAACCGCGGAAGATGGCGCCGACCTCTGGCGTCGTGTCGAGGTCTCCGGCGCGGGCGAGCGCCTCATCGAAACCGGCGCCGTGGAACGGCGCGTGCAGGACGACCGCGAATCCCTCGCACGCATCGAGACAGGCAATGGTGCCGTGCGTCGTCGCGCTCTGGTCGCGCGCGGCCTCGCGCATCGCCGCTTCTCCAGCACCGATGCCCCAGATCGCAACGGGGGCGAGGCGCATCAGCGAGCCATTGCCCGCAGCATCCCAGTCGGTTGCGCCGGCATAGGGATTGCCGTCGCGCACGAAGCGCTGCAGCGCCTGGACGGTGGTGACGCCGATGTCGAAGCAGGTGCCGGTGACGCTATAATCGCCGTCTCGCCACCAGCCGACGAAGCGCGTCATCAGGTCGCTGGCGTCGAGGCCGTCGCAGTCAGCGAGGCTTTCGGCCAGCGCCAGCGCCATGGCCGTGTCGTCGGTCCACTGGCCCGGCGCGAGCGCGAAGGGGCCGCCACCGACCATGTCGGTCAATGGCGGGGCGCTGTCGCGCGGCTTGAATTCCAGCGTCGTGCCGATCGCGTCGCCCACCGCGAGGCCGATCAAGGCGCCGGTCGCGCGGTCGGCAAGCATGGAAGGGGTGGTCATTGCGGCCTCCGATCGCGCGACCTGCGCCTATTGGAGCGGCTCGGCAGCGTGAGCAAGGATGGGCGACGATATCTCCTGCGCAATTATCAGACAATGGGCCTGCAGACAGTGATGCTTCAGTCGCGCGAACGGCTTATTGTGCGCTGCACAAATGGCGCGGCGGCGGTCGGTGCGGCACAGGCCCATTTTGCGGTCGCCGGACCTGCTTTGACTGTGTTCCTTAAGCAACAGCGCAGGAGGATCGTGCCCATTCGGCCAAGTTTATTGTCTGACTAATGCAAATTGTCTGGCGCGCGTCCCTCCTCCCAGCTATATATGACAGCAAGGTCCACATGATGGGAAACGGTGGGCCAACGACAGGGAGGATGGGGATGAGCTTTTCTAGCACTGTTCGATATGGCGCGGGTACCAGCCTGGCGACGCTCGCATTCGCTTCGATGATGGTGTTCGCGGCACCGGCCCACGCGCAGGATGCGCCGCCGCCCGCAGAAGCGGTCGATGCGGCGCCGGCCGAAGCGCCCGAACAGGATATCGTCGTCACCGGCTTCCGCGCCTCGCTCGCCAGCGCGCTCAACCAGAAGCGTACTGAGACCGCCGCGATCGACAGCATCGTTGCCGAGGACATCGGCAAGTTCCCGGATTCCAACCTCGCCGAATCGATGCAGCGCGTGCCCGGCATCGCGCTTCAGCGCGGCGACGGCGGCGAGGGCCGCAACATCTCCGTGCGCGGCCTCGGGCCGGGCTTCAGCCGCGTGCGCATCAACGGCATGGAAGGCACCGCGCAGACCGGTTCGTCGGACATTTACGGTGCCGGCAACAATGGCCGCAGCTTCGACTTCAACGTCTTCCCGACCGAGATATTCTCGGCGCTGGCCGTGCGCAAGACGCCGTCCGCCGACGTCGAGGAAGGTTCGCTCGGCGCCACGGTCGACCTGACCGCGCCCAAGCCGCTCGACCAGAAGGAGGATTTCGTCCTCACCGCGACCGCGCGCGGCGTCTATAACGAGCTGTCGAAGAAGGTCGATCCGCGCGCCTCGCTGCTCGTGTCGAAGAAGTTCGGCGACGGCACGTTCGGCATTCTCGGATCGTTCGCCTATCAGAAGCGCCGCCTGCGCGAGGTCGGCTATTCGTCGGTGGACCTGCTGTCAGCGAACACCAATGGAGGCTTCTGCTCGCCGGTCGGCTTTGCGTCACAGAACCCCGGCGACAATGCGGGCAAGGGCACTGATGCGCTGAACTGCAGCACGGGCAACCCGCGCACGAGCAACGCCGCCGCCTATCAGACGATCCTCGACCTGCGGCGCGACGACCTGCCGAATGTCGAGGGCAGCGGCGCCTTCCTGCCGCGCATTCCGCGCTATCTGAACTCCGAACAGAATCAGGAGCGCATCGGCGGTTCTCTGAGCCTGCAGTTCCAGCCTGACGACGATACCGACATCTCGCTCGACATGCTCTATTCGCGCTTCGAAGTGACCCGCCGCGATAACTATATCGCCGGCATTTCGTTCGCGCGCTCGGCCTCGAACAATGGCCAGCCGATGACCTCGGTGCGCGACATCGAGTTCGACGAGAATGGCTCGCTGCTCTCCGGCCTGTTCGACGGCGTCGACGTCCGCTCGGAAGGGTTGATCGACAATTTCGTGTCGACGTTCAAACAGGCCAATCTGAACTTCAAGCATAACTTCACCGATACGTTCACGGTAACGGCGATGTTTGGCCTCAACCGTTCGATCTGGGACGGCAAGAAGCGCCTCCAGACCTTCATCGATGCGATCGACACCGATAATTTCTCGATCGACTTCAACGGCAATTCGACGCCCGTGCTGGGCTTCGGGGTCGACGTGAACGACCCGACCAGCTTCAACTATGCGCCGGGTCGTGCCGATGGCACCGTGCTGGGCGGGTTCAGCTTCCAGGGCAAACCCTCGAAGAACACCACCGACGGCCTCACTGGTGAGGTCAATTTTGACTGGGAATTCACCGACGGTTTCAAGCTGAAGTTCGGCGGCCAGTACCGCGAGAGCGACTTCCGCTCGACCTTCCTGCGCGCCTACAACGCCGATACCGTCGTGCGCGCGTTGCCGGCCGGCACCACGCTGGCGGACATCACCACCAACATCACCGGTGTCGACAAATTGTGGGGCAATGGTGCGCCGTCGAGCTGGGTGGCAATCGATCCCGAGAAGTGGGAAGAGACGTTCGACTTCGACAGCGTGCGCTACTGCGGCGTCGAATGCGGCGGCGGCGATACCAATGTCCGTGAGAGCGTGACCAGCGCCTATGTGATGAGCACGTTCGACCTGCAGGATCGCCTGTCGTTCGGCGTCCGCGGCGACATCGGCGTCCGCTATGTCCATACCGAGCAGTTCAGCTCGGGCATCATCCCGGTTGCGCCGCCGGCGGGCACCACCTCGCCGACCAACCTCGTCGGGCAATATGCGTCAGTAAA
The window above is part of the Sphingomonas sanxanigenens DSM 19645 = NX02 genome. Proteins encoded here:
- a CDS encoding TonB-dependent receptor, which translates into the protein MMVFAAPAHAQDAPPPAEAVDAAPAEAPEQDIVVTGFRASLASALNQKRTETAAIDSIVAEDIGKFPDSNLAESMQRVPGIALQRGDGGEGRNISVRGLGPGFSRVRINGMEGTAQTGSSDIYGAGNNGRSFDFNVFPTEIFSALAVRKTPSADVEEGSLGATVDLTAPKPLDQKEDFVLTATARGVYNELSKKVDPRASLLVSKKFGDGTFGILGSFAYQKRRLREVGYSSVDLLSANTNGGFCSPVGFASQNPGDNAGKGTDALNCSTGNPRTSNAAAYQTILDLRRDDLPNVEGSGAFLPRIPRYLNSEQNQERIGGSLSLQFQPDDDTDISLDMLYSRFEVTRRDNYIAGISFARSASNNGQPMTSVRDIEFDENGSLLSGLFDGVDVRSEGLIDNFVSTFKQANLNFKHNFTDTFTVTAMFGLNRSIWDGKKRLQTFIDAIDTDNFSIDFNGNSTPVLGFGVDVNDPTSFNYAPGRADGTVLGGFSFQGKPSKNTTDGLTGEVNFDWEFTDGFKLKFGGQYRESDFRSTFLRAYNADTVVRALPAGTTLADITTNITGVDKLWGNGAPSSWVAIDPEKWEETFDFDSVRYCGVECGGGDTNVRESVTSAYVMSTFDLQDRLSFGVRGDIGVRYVHTEQFSSGIIPVAPPAGTTSPTNLVGQYASVNRSYDNWLPSANLVIEPLDNLLLRFSAAKVLSRPELGLLAPTSGVNPVTRVGNVNNPMLEPIKADTFDAAVEWYFRPGALLSAAFFYKDVKTLVQSVTSQVPFSELGLPNALLENSNTAPTELFTVSRPVNSPGGTLKGIEINAQVPFDFAGGILSNFGALGNFTYIKSDFEYCLVSTGGACTVTVENDLLGLSRYTASGTLYYEDDRFSIRSTVNYRDKFLRGIPASPGSDVQGNASTIYVDASASYSINDNIKLIVEATNLTDEQNRLYIDSQRQDTLFETRIGRTFTFGVNVRM